ACCAAGAAGAATCCAACGATGGCAGAAAAATTTGCCAATTTAAACTCTGAGAAAAGAAAAACAAATGACATATAATGGTATATTAGCGATATATAAAGAAGCGGGCATGACCAGTCATGACGTTGTCTTTAAGCTACGAAAAATATTGCAGACTAAGAAAATTGGTCATGGTGGAACATTAGATCCTGATGTGACAGGCGTCTTACCGATTGCTGTCGGTCAAGGCACGCGTGTTGTAGAATTTATGACAGAGGCTGGAAAAGTATATGAAGGTCAAGTCACGCTAGGCTTTTCTACTGAGACAGAAGATGCCAGTGGTGAGGTGGTCAAGCGTACGCCTGTGACACAGGTACCTAGTGAAGCTGACATTGATCTCGCCATGGCTGAATTTGTCGGTGAGATCACACAAATCCCCCCCATGTATTCGGCAGTCAAGGTGAACGGCCGTAAACTCTATGAATATGCACGTGCTGGTGAGACAGTCGATAGACCAGAAAGACAGGTCACGCTGACAGAATTTATCAGAACGTCTGATTTAGTGTTTGACCAAGATAATCAGCTTCTTAAATTTAACTTTAGAGTGGTTTGTAGTAAAGGCACTTATGTGAGAACACTAGCCGTTGATTTGGGGGCTAAACTTGGCTATGCAAGCCATATGTCTTATTTGCAGCGGACTGCATCAGCAGGGTTGAAAATAGCAAATGCATTCAAGTTATCAGAAATCGAGCAGCTGAAAGCAGAAGATC
The DNA window shown above is from Lactococcus paracarnosus and carries:
- the truB gene encoding tRNA pseudouridine(55) synthase TruB, whose amino-acid sequence is MTYNGILAIYKEAGMTSHDVVFKLRKILQTKKIGHGGTLDPDVTGVLPIAVGQGTRVVEFMTEAGKVYEGQVTLGFSTETEDASGEVVKRTPVTQVPSEADIDLAMAEFVGEITQIPPMYSAVKVNGRKLYEYARAGETVDRPERQVTLTEFIRTSDLVFDQDNQLLKFNFRVVCSKGTYVRTLAVDLGAKLGYASHMSYLQRTASAGLKIANAFKLSEIEQLKAEDRLSEAFLPIEYGVSDLEKVSLTAEQVKEISFGRFVTLTSDTDIVAGFQDDRLIAILQKRDGMLYKPKKVMI